Proteins from a genomic interval of Microbacterium abyssi:
- a CDS encoding YraN family protein has translation MAAKDEFGRDGEDRAARHLTERGYRILDRNWRCTQGEIDIVAERDGNLCIVEVKTRRSIAFGHPFEAVDERKRERLWRLAYAWCKTHAELAAGRMLRIEVIGIIGADPAEATIEHLVDLR, from the coding sequence ATGGCAGCGAAAGACGAATTCGGTCGGGACGGTGAGGATCGCGCCGCGCGTCATCTGACGGAGCGCGGGTACCGGATCCTGGATCGCAACTGGCGGTGCACCCAGGGCGAGATCGACATCGTCGCTGAGCGTGACGGCAACCTCTGCATCGTCGAGGTGAAGACCAGGCGCTCGATCGCGTTCGGTCACCCCTTCGAGGCGGTCGACGAGCGCAAGCGCGAGCGGCTCTGGCGGCTCGCGTACGCATGGTGCAAGACGCATGCCGAGCTCGCGGCGGGCCGGATGCTGCGCATCGAGGTGATCGGCATCATCGGCGCCGACCCGGCCGAAGCGACGATCGAGCACCTGGTGGACCTGCGATGA
- the lepB gene encoding signal peptidase I — MTTESAPDVPQKRRRGFWVFLRDVLVIIVIAALVSFLVKSFVVRSFYIPSASMEKTLLVNDRILVDELTPRWTGYERGDVVVFADPGGWLPVQAKEPRGPVVLEWFDGLLTLIGLSSSDSEDHLVKRLIGLPGDHVVCCNSLGQITINDAPIDELSYLSLPEGDTAASNEPFDVTVPEESIWVLGDNRDRSQDARAHQDLPSGGFVPLDNVVGKAFLTTWPLPRIGTIDGHHDVFNGVPEPD; from the coding sequence ATGACGACTGAATCCGCCCCGGACGTCCCCCAGAAGCGGAGGCGCGGATTCTGGGTCTTCCTGCGCGACGTCCTGGTGATCATCGTCATCGCGGCGCTGGTGTCCTTCCTGGTGAAGAGCTTCGTGGTCCGCTCGTTCTACATCCCATCAGCGTCGATGGAGAAGACGCTGCTGGTGAACGACCGCATCCTCGTCGACGAGCTCACCCCCCGCTGGACGGGCTACGAGCGCGGTGACGTCGTCGTGTTCGCTGATCCGGGCGGATGGCTCCCCGTGCAGGCGAAAGAGCCGCGCGGGCCCGTTGTTCTCGAGTGGTTCGACGGACTGCTGACGCTCATCGGGTTGTCGTCGTCCGACAGCGAGGATCACCTCGTCAAGCGCCTGATCGGCCTTCCCGGCGACCATGTGGTGTGCTGCAACTCGCTAGGACAGATCACCATCAACGACGCCCCGATCGACGAGTTGTCGTACCTCAGCCTCCCCGAGGGCGACACGGCAGCGTCCAATGAGCCCTTCGACGTCACCGTGCCGGAGGAGTCCATCTGGGTCCTCGGCGACAATCGCGACCGCTCGCAGGATGCCCGCGCGCATCAGGATCTGCCAAGTGGCGGCTTCGTGCCGCTCGACAATGTCGTCGGCAAGGCGTTCCTGACGACGTGGCCGTTGCCGCGCATCGGCACGATCGACGGCCACCACGACGTGTTCAACGGCGTCCCGGAGCCGGACTGA
- a CDS encoding sensor histidine kinase: protein MTSSDAAPARRRRLAISVRTRIVAAITAVAAIGLLAVGLSVYFVERQRILEQVDARLHDNLESARFIVGEGADGGSWDSSSTALAAVVQRMSPDDNTGAMGMVDGVITTVPGIQLDLDLQDEAAFARHADELLSGEAPVIATYAEDGSTWRYLAAPIVVEGSPEPAEVVFVLVYDLDAELAEINDSAVMFLWASAITLLVIAATGSIVATRLLRPLRQMRETAERITAQSLDERLPVEGNDDVAELSETMNDMLDRIDDALESQRQLLSDVGHELKTPITIVRGHLEVMDPADADDARQTRELAVDELERMGRLVQDLASAAALHGPSPVQLRHVDAADLVRQIARKAQGIEGAEVEVGPVAQSAALLDAARITQAMLQLAQNAVTHGGGRLEIGSRLTAESLELWVRDFGSGVPEDVKPLVFDRFHRGADTSARNGSGLGLHIVQVIARAHHGSVRVEDADGGGALFVLRVPAAPAQPPLHDISDDLVIPTRPPLPQVPDADASTDASTTPGGR from the coding sequence GTGACCTCATCCGATGCAGCCCCTGCACGCCGACGCCGGTTGGCGATCTCGGTGCGCACGCGCATCGTCGCCGCCATCACCGCGGTCGCCGCGATCGGACTGCTCGCCGTGGGCCTGTCGGTGTACTTCGTCGAGCGCCAGCGGATTCTCGAGCAGGTCGACGCCCGACTGCACGACAATCTCGAATCGGCCCGCTTCATCGTCGGCGAAGGCGCCGATGGCGGCAGCTGGGACTCCTCGTCGACAGCGCTTGCGGCGGTGGTCCAGAGGATGAGCCCGGACGACAACACCGGAGCCATGGGCATGGTGGACGGCGTCATCACGACGGTGCCGGGCATCCAGCTCGATCTCGATCTGCAGGACGAGGCCGCCTTCGCACGCCACGCGGACGAGCTGCTCAGCGGCGAGGCACCGGTCATCGCGACGTACGCGGAGGACGGTTCGACGTGGCGGTACCTCGCGGCGCCGATCGTCGTCGAGGGTTCTCCGGAGCCCGCCGAGGTGGTGTTCGTGCTCGTCTACGACCTCGATGCCGAGCTCGCCGAGATCAACGACTCGGCCGTGATGTTCCTGTGGGCGTCGGCGATCACGCTGCTCGTGATCGCCGCCACCGGATCCATCGTCGCCACACGCCTGCTGCGCCCGCTGCGTCAGATGCGCGAGACGGCGGAGCGGATCACCGCACAGTCCCTGGACGAGCGGCTTCCCGTCGAGGGGAACGACGACGTCGCGGAGCTGTCGGAGACGATGAACGACATGCTCGACCGGATCGACGACGCGCTGGAGTCGCAGCGGCAGCTGCTGAGCGACGTCGGACACGAACTCAAGACACCGATCACGATCGTGCGAGGTCATCTCGAGGTCATGGATCCAGCCGACGCGGACGATGCGCGCCAGACCCGGGAACTCGCCGTCGACGAACTCGAACGCATGGGGCGCCTCGTGCAGGATCTCGCCTCGGCGGCTGCTCTGCACGGTCCGAGCCCTGTGCAGCTCCGGCACGTCGATGCCGCCGATCTCGTCAGGCAGATCGCGCGCAAGGCGCAGGGAATCGAGGGCGCCGAGGTGGAGGTCGGCCCCGTTGCCCAGAGCGCGGCCCTGCTGGATGCGGCGCGCATCACGCAGGCGATGCTCCAGCTCGCGCAGAATGCGGTCACGCACGGCGGTGGCCGGCTCGAGATCGGGAGCCGCCTCACCGCGGAGAGCCTCGAGCTGTGGGTCCGCGACTTCGGCTCCGGCGTTCCCGAGGACGTCAAGCCGCTCGTCTTCGACCGATTCCATCGCGGCGCCGACACCTCCGCACGCAACGGCAGCGGGCTCGGCCTCCACATCGTGCAGGTGATCGCCAGGGCGCACCACGGATCTGTCCGCGTCGAGGACGCGGATGGTGGCGGTGCTCTCTTCGTTCTCCGCGTGCCCGCCGCGCCGGCGCAGCCGCCGCTGCACGACATCTCTGATGATCTGGTGATCCCGACGCGGCCACCGCTGCCGCAGGTGCCGGATGCGGATGCATCCACCGACGCATCGACCACCCCAGGAGGTCGGTGA
- a CDS encoding YifB family Mg chelatase-like AAA ATPase codes for MRTARTWAVALTGVDGHLVEIEADVSNQTPGFKIVGLPDKALGEAAQRVHNAVTNAALELTRRRLTVNLSPASLPKHGSGFDLGIAISAVATGGVLDAASIARTVHIGELGLDGRVRPVPGVLPAVFAASRAGFERVIVPHANEAEARLVPGMQVRAATTLAEVAMWHGADVPVVDVEPVIAEAPSAAAPEMLDLADVVGQEEAVEALIAAAAGGHHMLMSGPPGAGKTMLARRLPGILPALTEDEALEVAAVRSLSGAVINVLDDVPPFEAPHHSASVAALVGGGSRAVRPGAIVRAHRGILFLDEAAEFSRVALDALRQPLESGSIEIDRAGFRARFPARFQLVLATNPCPCGNYGVRGAECICPPMAIRRYSARLSGPLRDRIDIDLQVARVAASRATSAERAAVTSADAAAQVAAARARAAKRWAGTPWTLNAEVAGAWLRQGERRLPREIRAPLDRALERGQLTLRGYDRVLRLAWTMADLAGEETPGAEELGRALFLKRGLIA; via the coding sequence ATGAGGACCGCCCGCACGTGGGCGGTCGCACTCACCGGCGTGGACGGCCACCTCGTCGAGATCGAAGCGGATGTGTCGAATCAGACGCCGGGGTTCAAGATCGTCGGCCTTCCGGACAAAGCACTGGGCGAAGCTGCGCAACGGGTGCACAACGCCGTGACGAATGCCGCGCTGGAGCTCACCAGGCGCCGCCTCACCGTGAACCTGTCGCCTGCCAGCCTGCCCAAGCACGGCAGTGGGTTCGATCTGGGCATCGCGATCTCGGCGGTGGCGACCGGGGGAGTGCTGGATGCCGCGTCCATCGCCCGCACCGTGCACATCGGCGAGCTCGGGCTGGACGGGCGAGTTAGACCGGTGCCCGGTGTCCTGCCCGCGGTCTTCGCCGCGTCGCGCGCAGGGTTCGAACGGGTGATCGTGCCGCACGCGAACGAGGCAGAGGCGCGACTCGTTCCTGGGATGCAGGTGCGCGCGGCGACGACCCTGGCAGAGGTCGCGATGTGGCACGGCGCGGACGTCCCCGTCGTCGACGTCGAACCCGTGATCGCCGAGGCACCGTCCGCGGCGGCGCCTGAGATGCTCGACCTCGCGGACGTCGTCGGACAGGAGGAGGCCGTCGAGGCGCTGATCGCCGCTGCCGCCGGCGGGCACCACATGCTGATGAGCGGCCCTCCCGGCGCGGGAAAGACGATGCTCGCGCGGCGGCTCCCCGGAATACTGCCCGCGCTGACCGAGGACGAGGCGCTCGAGGTCGCCGCGGTCCGGTCGCTGTCCGGCGCCGTCATCAACGTGCTCGACGATGTGCCGCCGTTCGAGGCGCCGCACCACAGCGCTTCCGTCGCCGCACTGGTCGGAGGAGGGTCGCGGGCCGTGCGGCCCGGCGCGATCGTGCGCGCGCACCGCGGCATCCTGTTCCTGGATGAAGCCGCCGAGTTCTCCCGCGTGGCGCTCGACGCCCTGCGTCAGCCGCTGGAGTCCGGGTCCATCGAGATCGATCGCGCCGGATTCCGCGCGCGTTTCCCCGCCCGGTTCCAACTCGTCCTGGCGACGAATCCATGTCCGTGCGGCAACTACGGCGTGCGTGGCGCGGAGTGCATCTGCCCGCCGATGGCCATCCGCCGGTACTCCGCGCGACTGTCCGGTCCGCTGCGCGATCGTATCGACATCGACCTGCAGGTGGCGCGTGTGGCGGCGTCCAGGGCGACGTCGGCTGAGCGTGCAGCCGTGACGAGCGCGGATGCCGCGGCGCAGGTCGCGGCGGCGCGCGCACGGGCAGCGAAACGCTGGGCGGGCACGCCATGGACGCTCAACGCCGAGGTCGCCGGTGCGTGGCTGCGTCAGGGGGAGCGGCGGCTTCCGCGCGAGATCCGCGCCCCGCTGGACCGCGCACTCGAGCGCGGGCAGCTCACTCTGCGCGGGTACGACCGGGTGCTGCGCCTGGCATGGACCATGGCCGACCTCGCCGGGGAGGAGACGCCCGGCGCCGAAGAATTGGGCCGCGCGCTGTTCCTGAAGAGAGGACTGATCGCATGA
- a CDS encoding phosphotransferase family protein — protein MREPDEDMRMLASALDLDVDAIAFHSREPLGGGSVTGAQVDAGEPLLYYVDTSGLPVPAETGLVARADEGEPTVRIWQHPSDPHLPGLAPVAFHHAAQTLLARLGIVTDAVPELVAYRPGRRAVLRIQASAGPVWLKVVRPSRVERIVRAGTAVAAAGLPVPAVHGWSGEGLIVMADAAGVPAQDVEWDPQQLLDEVGVLRSALARADWDHRGAGTAARLEWYESHAGPRASEILTAARRLLDAGPGPASPTVIHGDLHFGQLFLEDRRISGLIDVDTLALGDAAEDSAAFLSHAIASALLTDYSVRARVWALADLAADTWGADDRVRGLTLTHLAGHLIAAEERGDHDHAIGLADASHAIIGGREPSAGAG, from the coding sequence ATGCGTGAACCGGACGAAGACATGCGGATGCTGGCATCCGCTCTCGACCTCGACGTCGACGCCATCGCGTTCCACTCGCGCGAGCCGCTGGGCGGGGGATCGGTGACGGGAGCGCAGGTGGACGCCGGCGAACCGCTGCTCTACTACGTCGACACCTCGGGCCTGCCCGTCCCCGCCGAGACCGGACTGGTCGCCCGCGCGGACGAGGGCGAGCCGACGGTGCGGATCTGGCAGCATCCCTCCGATCCGCACCTCCCCGGGCTCGCACCGGTCGCCTTCCACCATGCCGCGCAGACCCTGCTCGCGCGTCTGGGCATCGTCACCGATGCCGTCCCCGAACTCGTCGCGTACCGACCCGGGCGGCGCGCCGTCCTGCGGATTCAGGCGTCCGCTGGCCCCGTCTGGCTGAAGGTGGTGCGTCCCTCGCGGGTGGAGCGCATCGTCCGGGCCGGAACCGCGGTGGCCGCGGCCGGGCTGCCGGTACCCGCCGTGCACGGATGGTCCGGCGAGGGTCTCATCGTGATGGCGGATGCCGCCGGAGTGCCCGCCCAGGATGTCGAATGGGATCCTCAGCAGCTGCTCGACGAGGTCGGCGTGCTGCGTTCGGCGCTGGCGCGGGCCGACTGGGACCATCGCGGCGCCGGCACCGCCGCACGGCTGGAGTGGTACGAATCGCACGCGGGGCCTCGGGCGAGCGAGATCCTGACCGCGGCCCGGAGGCTGCTCGACGCGGGCCCCGGGCCCGCATCGCCGACCGTGATCCACGGTGACCTGCACTTCGGACAGCTGTTCCTCGAGGATCGGCGCATCAGCGGACTGATCGACGTCGACACGCTCGCGCTCGGAGATGCGGCGGAGGACTCCGCGGCCTTCCTCTCGCACGCGATCGCGAGCGCACTTCTCACCGACTACAGCGTCCGTGCTCGCGTGTGGGCGCTCGCGGATCTCGCCGCAGACACCTGGGGCGCGGACGACCGCGTGCGCGGCCTGACCCTGACCCACCTCGCGGGCCATCTCATCGCGGCGGAGGAGCGCGGGGATCACGATCACGCGATCGGCCTCGCCGATGCGTCGCACGCGATCATCGGCGGCAGGGAGCCATCGGCCGGAGCGGGCTAA
- a CDS encoding response regulator transcription factor, which translates to MASILIADDEPRISGFIDKGLRAAGFATRVAATGPDALDLAQTDEFDLLVLDVNLPGFDGFEVLERLRGSGSKLPVIMLTARVELHDTIAGLEGGADDYLGKPFRFDELLARIRLRMRREEQIAVSDLSHGDLHLDIRSRRARVGAHAVELSAREFALAEELIRHAGQVLSREQLLSRVWGYDFDPGSNVADVYIGYLRQKIGADRIETVRGVGYRLT; encoded by the coding sequence ATGGCATCGATCCTGATCGCAGACGACGAACCGCGCATCTCGGGGTTCATCGACAAGGGGCTGCGGGCGGCCGGCTTCGCGACGCGCGTCGCCGCCACCGGGCCGGATGCGCTCGACCTCGCGCAGACCGACGAGTTCGACCTGCTGGTGCTCGACGTGAATCTGCCGGGCTTCGACGGATTCGAGGTGCTGGAGCGGCTGCGCGGATCCGGATCGAAGCTGCCGGTGATCATGCTGACCGCGCGGGTCGAACTGCACGACACGATCGCCGGTCTCGAGGGCGGCGCGGACGACTACCTGGGCAAGCCGTTCCGGTTCGACGAGCTGCTGGCCCGCATCCGGCTCCGGATGCGCAGGGAGGAGCAGATCGCGGTCAGCGATCTCTCGCACGGCGATCTGCACCTCGACATCCGCTCGCGCAGGGCACGCGTCGGCGCACACGCCGTCGAACTGTCGGCACGCGAGTTCGCTCTGGCCGAGGAGCTCATCCGTCATGCCGGTCAGGTGCTGAGCCGGGAACAGCTCCTCAGCCGGGTGTGGGGCTACGACTTCGATCCCGGGTCGAACGTCGCCGACGTGTACATCGGCTACCTGCGGCAGAAGATCGGCGCCGACCGCATCGAGACGGTCAGGGGCGTCGGCTACCGCCTGACCTGA
- a CDS encoding murein hydrolase activator EnvC family protein — protein sequence MPFTSVRRIGLRAILRGGLLMMLLVVQPAASAMLAERDDWPWPVAGPHDVVEPFRAPAHDYGPGHRGIDIAADAGTVVHAPADGVVAFRGVVVDRPLLTIDHGDGVVTTFEPLESDLSVGAVVHAGDVIGTVATGGHATVGTLHVGVRVNGVYVNPMLMFGDVPRAILLPCCDAVTLGGGPAGRSP from the coding sequence ATGCCGTTCACGAGTGTGAGGAGAATTGGCCTGCGTGCGATTCTGCGCGGCGGCCTGCTCATGATGCTGCTGGTGGTGCAGCCCGCTGCGTCGGCGATGCTGGCGGAGCGCGACGACTGGCCATGGCCTGTGGCGGGACCGCACGACGTCGTCGAGCCCTTCCGCGCGCCCGCGCACGACTACGGCCCCGGTCATCGCGGCATCGACATCGCTGCGGACGCGGGCACCGTCGTGCACGCCCCGGCTGACGGGGTCGTCGCGTTCCGCGGCGTCGTCGTGGATCGCCCGCTGCTCACGATCGACCATGGCGACGGCGTCGTGACGACCTTCGAACCGCTGGAGTCCGACCTCTCCGTCGGGGCCGTCGTGCATGCGGGAGACGTCATCGGCACGGTGGCGACCGGCGGTCACGCCACCGTCGGCACCCTGCACGTCGGCGTCCGCGTGAACGGGGTCTATGTGAACCCGATGCTGATGTTCGGCGATGTGCCGCGCGCGATCCTGCTCCCCTGCTGCGACGCGGTCACGCTCGGGGGTGGGCCAGCCGGTAGGTCGCCGTGA
- a CDS encoding tyrosine-type recombinase/integrase → MDLTVAADAFAAHLEQVRRLSPATVRAYRADLRDLSASVGDVPLRGVDLEALRDWLWRATQRGDARSTLARRAAAARSFFAWAKDEELIGLDPALRLIAPKRGRTLPAVASKDGMRELLDDRARIAADGDPAALRDHAILELLYGSGMRVSELCSLDIDDLDLDRCTARVLGKGSKERVVPFGRPAGAAVGAYLTRGRPVLLARATSPTPAVFLGARGGRMGPRAVYSLVADALGPIIGSDAVGPHALRHSAATHLLDGGADLRAVQEILGHASLGTTQIYTHVSSERLTATYRLAHPRA, encoded by the coding sequence GTGGATCTCACGGTCGCGGCGGACGCCTTCGCGGCGCACCTCGAGCAGGTGCGCCGGCTGTCGCCGGCGACCGTTCGGGCGTATCGCGCCGATCTCCGCGACCTGTCGGCGTCCGTCGGCGATGTGCCGTTGCGGGGCGTGGATCTCGAAGCGCTGCGCGACTGGCTGTGGCGTGCCACGCAGCGGGGCGACGCACGATCGACGCTGGCCCGCCGTGCCGCGGCCGCACGATCCTTCTTCGCGTGGGCGAAGGATGAGGAGCTCATCGGCCTCGACCCCGCACTCCGGCTGATCGCTCCCAAGCGCGGACGCACCCTGCCTGCGGTGGCATCGAAGGACGGCATGCGGGAGCTTCTCGACGACAGAGCCCGCATCGCCGCGGACGGCGACCCTGCGGCACTGCGCGACCATGCCATCCTCGAGCTGCTCTACGGATCAGGCATGCGCGTCTCCGAGCTCTGCAGCCTGGACATCGACGACCTCGACCTCGACCGGTGCACCGCGCGCGTGCTGGGCAAGGGATCGAAGGAGCGCGTGGTCCCGTTCGGCCGACCGGCCGGGGCAGCGGTCGGCGCCTACCTCACAAGGGGTCGCCCTGTGCTACTGGCGCGGGCGACGAGCCCCACGCCCGCCGTGTTCCTCGGTGCCCGTGGCGGACGCATGGGACCGCGCGCCGTGTATTCGCTCGTCGCCGATGCGCTCGGGCCGATCATCGGATCGGATGCCGTCGGGCCGCACGCACTGCGCCACTCCGCCGCCACCCATCTGCTCGACGGCGGTGCCGACCTTCGTGCGGTGCAGGAGATCCTCGGGCACGCGAGCCTCGGGACGACCCAGATCTACACGCATGTGTCTTCCGAGCGGCTCACGGCGACCTACCGGCTGGCCCACCCCCGAGCGTGA
- the rpsB gene encoding 30S ribosomal protein S2, translating into MAVVTIRQLLDSGVHFGHQTRRWNPKVKRFILTERSGIHIIDLQQSLGYIDSAYDFVKETVARGGTILFVGTKKQAQEILAEQATRVGQPYVNQRWLGGLLTNFQTIAKRLARMKELEELDYENPAASGFTKKELLLKKRELDKLHKSLGGIRNLTKTPSALWVVDAKREHLAIDEAKKLGIPVIGILDTNADPDDFQYPIPGNDDAIRSVSLLTRIIADAAAEGLQQKHNPESGDAEPLAEWEKELLEAPAEETAEAPATEAAEAEAPAETAEAEAPAADEAPEAATEAPAEAADAK; encoded by the coding sequence ATGGCTGTGGTCACCATCCGCCAGCTGCTCGACAGCGGCGTGCACTTCGGACACCAGACGCGCCGGTGGAACCCGAAGGTCAAGCGCTTCATCCTCACCGAGCGCAGCGGCATCCACATCATCGACCTTCAGCAGTCGCTGGGTTACATCGACTCGGCTTACGACTTCGTCAAGGAGACGGTCGCCCGCGGCGGCACGATCCTCTTCGTCGGCACCAAGAAGCAGGCGCAGGAGATCCTCGCCGAGCAGGCCACGCGCGTCGGCCAGCCCTACGTGAACCAGCGCTGGCTTGGCGGCCTCCTCACCAACTTCCAGACCATCGCGAAGCGTCTGGCACGTATGAAGGAGCTCGAGGAGCTCGACTACGAGAACCCGGCCGCCTCGGGCTTCACGAAGAAGGAGCTGCTGCTCAAGAAGCGCGAGCTCGACAAGCTGCACAAGTCGCTGGGCGGCATCCGCAACCTCACCAAGACGCCTTCGGCTCTGTGGGTCGTCGACGCCAAGCGCGAGCACCTCGCGATCGACGAGGCCAAGAAGCTCGGCATCCCCGTGATCGGCATCCTCGACACCAACGCGGACCCGGACGACTTCCAGTACCCGATCCCCGGCAACGACGACGCGATCCGCTCCGTCTCGCTGCTGACCCGCATCATCGCCGACGCCGCGGCCGAGGGCCTGCAGCAGAAGCACAACCCCGAGTCGGGCGACGCCGAGCCGCTGGCCGAGTGGGAGAAGGAGCTTCTCGAGGCTCCGGCCGAGGAGACCGCCGAGGCTCCGGCCACCGAAGCCGCTGAGGCTGAGGCTCCGGCTGAGACCGCCGAAGCTGAGGCTCCCGCCGCAGACGAGGCTCCGGAAGCAGCGACCGAGGCTCCGGCCGAGGCCGCCGACGCCAAGTAA
- a CDS encoding DUF2469 family protein, whose product MDEEAFDDYDRELELALFREYRDVVGQFQYVVETERRFYLANEVNVVRRDTEHDFYFEISMADVWVWDIYRADRFVKAVRVLTFKDVNVEELQRREFELPEELSLDGK is encoded by the coding sequence ATGGATGAAGAGGCATTCGACGACTACGACCGCGAACTCGAACTCGCGCTGTTCCGCGAGTACCGCGACGTCGTCGGGCAGTTCCAGTACGTCGTCGAGACCGAGCGCCGGTTCTACCTCGCCAACGAGGTGAACGTCGTGAGGCGCGACACCGAGCACGACTTCTACTTCGAGATCTCGATGGCGGACGTCTGGGTGTGGGACATCTACCGCGCGGACCGGTTCGTCAAGGCGGTGCGCGTGCTCACGTTCAAGGACGTCAACGTCGAGGAGCTGCAGCGTCGCGAGTTCGAGCTTCCCGAGGAACTCTCGCTCGACGGCAAGTGA
- a CDS encoding ribonuclease HII: MIVTAPRLTLERKLLAEYDLIISLDEVGRGALAGPVAVGAAVMDAAGARRRVPEGLRDSKLVTEKRRPDVAARAAAWVQASAVGWASAAEIDEVGIMRALGLAASRAIDGVVAQGALLDGALVILDGNHDYVSRAHPAPLEVRSVIKGDRDCASVSAASVIAKVTRDAHMGELHCAHPLYQWDRNKGYASAEHRVAIRDAGLSPFHRASWAIADAPTLF, encoded by the coding sequence ATGATCGTCACCGCTCCCCGGCTCACGCTAGAGCGCAAGCTCCTCGCCGAATACGACCTGATCATCTCGCTCGATGAGGTCGGTCGCGGCGCTCTCGCCGGCCCTGTCGCTGTCGGCGCTGCAGTGATGGATGCCGCCGGTGCGCGCAGACGCGTCCCGGAGGGGTTGCGCGACTCGAAGCTCGTGACCGAGAAGCGTCGGCCGGACGTCGCCGCTCGCGCGGCGGCCTGGGTGCAGGCGTCCGCCGTCGGCTGGGCGAGTGCGGCGGAGATCGACGAGGTCGGGATCATGCGGGCGCTGGGGCTCGCGGCGTCGCGCGCGATCGACGGCGTCGTCGCGCAGGGTGCCCTGCTCGACGGGGCGCTGGTCATCCTGGACGGCAACCACGACTACGTCTCCCGCGCGCATCCCGCGCCGTTGGAGGTGCGCTCGGTCATCAAGGGCGACCGCGACTGCGCTTCGGTGTCTGCGGCGTCCGTCATCGCGAAGGTGACCAGGGACGCCCACATGGGCGAGCTGCACTGCGCGCATCCGCTGTATCAGTGGGATCGGAACAAGGGATACGCGAGCGCTGAGCACCGCGTCGCGATCCGTGACGCCGGACTGTCGCCGTTCCACCGCGCATCGTGGGCGATCGCGGATGCGCCCACCCTCTTCTGA
- the dprA gene encoding DNA-processing protein DprA, with product MIDALLGDGGIRKAAAAARPGHDPATTLARVAWSVLAEPGDGVAGALISQLGAVEALRFGLSDESFGLAEKTIQDGRRRWLPRAQPRAIGDALRGAAEVGARLMLPGDAEWPGALDDLGDHAPAVLWVRGDPAHLAAPSRVSIVGARAATAYGDAVAAELAGDLAATGNVVVSGGAYGIDGSAHRAALGAGGGTVAFLAGGVDRAYPAGHLQLFERIRSSGALVSELPCGAAPTKFRFLSRNRLIAALGAATVVVEAGWRSGSLNTAAHASSLGRPLGAVPGPVTSAASAGCHRLMREYDAQCVTNAAEVRELMGVDADHPGAEPRSDPDQTRLLDAMSSRTPHPPAELARSAGLSVERTRALLGTLSLEGRVEQIETGWRRAPL from the coding sequence ATGATCGATGCACTGCTGGGCGACGGCGGGATCCGGAAGGCAGCGGCGGCGGCTCGGCCCGGCCACGATCCGGCGACGACGCTCGCACGCGTCGCGTGGAGCGTGCTGGCCGAGCCGGGCGACGGCGTCGCCGGTGCGCTGATCTCGCAGCTGGGCGCTGTCGAGGCGCTCCGGTTCGGGCTGTCGGACGAGAGCTTCGGGCTGGCCGAGAAGACGATCCAGGACGGACGTCGTCGCTGGCTCCCCAGGGCGCAGCCACGCGCGATCGGTGACGCGCTGCGCGGTGCCGCGGAGGTCGGGGCGCGGCTGATGCTGCCGGGGGACGCCGAATGGCCCGGCGCTCTCGACGACCTCGGCGATCACGCACCCGCCGTGCTGTGGGTGCGTGGAGATCCTGCGCACCTGGCCGCGCCCAGCCGGGTGTCGATCGTCGGCGCCAGGGCCGCGACGGCGTACGGCGATGCGGTGGCCGCCGAACTGGCGGGCGACCTCGCCGCGACCGGCAACGTGGTCGTCTCGGGCGGTGCATACGGCATCGACGGGTCCGCGCACAGGGCCGCGCTCGGCGCGGGTGGCGGAACAGTCGCCTTCCTCGCCGGCGGGGTGGATCGTGCGTACCCGGCCGGCCACCTGCAGCTGTTCGAGCGCATCAGATCATCCGGAGCTCTCGTCAGCGAACTGCCGTGCGGTGCAGCACCGACCAAGTTCAGGTTCCTGTCGCGCAACAGGCTCATCGCGGCTCTCGGCGCCGCCACGGTCGTCGTCGAGGCCGGGTGGCGCAGCGGTTCGCTCAATACGGCAGCTCATGCGTCATCCCTCGGTCGCCCGCTCGGCGCCGTGCCAGGGCCGGTCACCTCCGCCGCATCGGCGGGATGCCACCGACTGATGCGCGAGTACGACGCTCAGTGCGTGACGAATGCGGCAGAGGTGCGCGAACTGATGGGTGTCGACGCCGATCACCCTGGTGCGGAACCGAGATCCGACCCCGACCAGACGCGCCTCCTCGACGCGATGAGCAGCAGGACACCGCATCCGCCCGCCGAACTCGCGCGCAGCGCCGGCCTCTCGGTCGAGCGCACGAGAGCGCTGCTGGGAACCCTGAGCCTCGAGGGACGGGTCGAGCAGATCGAGACGGGCTGGCGCCGTGCGCCGCTGTGA